In one window of Aquamicrobium sp. DNA:
- a CDS encoding branched-chain amino acid ABC transporter permease: MTQFILQIIANGLLSGMVYILMALGFTLIFGIMRIVNFAHGELYMVGASLVLILYAHNGMNYFVAVLLAALLTAGLGALIERFLFRPFVNTELNGMIMSLGIAISLQAAALIVMGPQWQAMERPVSGALDFGGLVVPYDRLFVGGVALAIIALFYLFLTRSRTGLAMQAVAQDAETASLMGVRIGSVSALAFAIAAGLAAAAGGLMAPIYSVAPYMGELPMLKAFVVVVLGGLGSIPGAVVGGLVIGLVESAFASAMHSTAALIASFALVVLVVLVRPRGLFGKAV; this comes from the coding sequence ATGACCCAGTTCATCCTGCAGATTATCGCCAACGGCCTGCTGTCGGGGATGGTGTACATCCTGATGGCGCTGGGCTTCACCCTGATCTTCGGGATCATGCGCATCGTGAACTTCGCGCATGGCGAGCTCTATATGGTCGGCGCCAGCCTCGTGCTGATCCTCTACGCCCATAACGGCATGAACTATTTCGTCGCGGTCCTCCTGGCCGCGCTGCTCACGGCGGGGCTGGGCGCGCTGATCGAGCGCTTCCTGTTCCGCCCCTTCGTCAACACCGAGCTCAACGGCATGATCATGTCGCTCGGCATCGCCATCTCGCTACAGGCGGCGGCGCTGATCGTCATGGGCCCGCAGTGGCAGGCGATGGAACGGCCGGTCTCGGGCGCGCTCGATTTCGGCGGGCTGGTCGTGCCCTATGACCGGCTGTTCGTCGGCGGGGTGGCGCTTGCCATCATCGCCCTGTTCTACCTGTTCCTGACGCGCTCGCGCACCGGCCTCGCCATGCAGGCCGTGGCGCAGGATGCCGAGACGGCGTCGCTGATGGGGGTGCGCATCGGCTCGGTGTCGGCGCTGGCCTTCGCCATCGCCGCCGGGCTCGCCGCCGCGGCCGGCGGGCTGATGGCGCCGATCTATTCCGTCGCGCCCTATATGGGCGAGCTGCCGATGCTCAAGGCGTTCGTCGTCGTCGTGCTCGGCGGCCTCGGCAGCATTCCCGGCGCGGTCGTCGGCGGGCTGGTGATCGGCCTGGTGGAATCCGCCTTCGCCTCGGCGATGCACTCGACGGCGGCGCTGATCGCCTCCTTCGCGCTGG
- a CDS encoding acetyl-CoA hydrolase/transferase family protein, producing MVLRAGDHVAWPQGPGEPVGLTHRLMEQQGALPRVTLVVGMVTSKTLNAPSAAGFDYLCLNGAGDARKAAAYSGNRIVPAHVSAIPGLIAARRIPVDVALIRARPTDDPEMLSLGVICDFVHEMVAAARVVVAEIDERMPLTGQDALIPRSRITHFTHADRDEPLLPDPEPSALDLAVARRVAELVPDRATIQIGIGTIAAAVCAALKDHRGLGLHSGVIPDGAVALIETGAVDNLHKGVDAGVTVTGGLFGGRRLLDFADANPAVALRRATYTHAQATLSRLANLHTINSAIEIDLSGQVNAELAGERYVGAVGGQVDFVRGGRAGAGGRSIIAMPSVTPDGKRSKIVAGLGGRPVTTARSDVDLLVTEYGSADLWGLDLKARAAALIAVAHPDFRDELGRASGVSERLSG from the coding sequence GTGGTTCTTCGTGCCGGCGACCATGTGGCGTGGCCGCAGGGGCCGGGCGAGCCGGTCGGGCTGACGCACCGGTTGATGGAGCAGCAGGGAGCGCTTCCGCGCGTCACGCTGGTCGTCGGCATGGTCACCTCGAAGACGCTGAATGCTCCTTCTGCGGCAGGCTTCGACTATCTGTGCCTGAACGGGGCGGGGGACGCGCGCAAGGCGGCAGCCTATTCCGGCAACCGGATCGTCCCCGCTCATGTTTCCGCGATCCCCGGCCTGATCGCCGCGCGCCGCATCCCCGTCGATGTCGCCCTCATCCGGGCGAGGCCGACCGACGATCCCGAGATGCTTTCGCTCGGGGTGATCTGCGACTTCGTCCACGAGATGGTGGCGGCGGCGCGCGTCGTCGTCGCCGAGATCGACGAGCGCATGCCCCTGACCGGACAGGACGCCCTGATCCCGCGTAGCCGCATCACCCATTTCACCCATGCCGACCGCGACGAGCCGCTGCTGCCGGACCCCGAGCCGTCCGCGCTCGACCTCGCGGTGGCGCGGCGCGTCGCCGAGCTGGTGCCGGACCGCGCGACGATCCAGATCGGCATCGGCACGATAGCGGCGGCCGTCTGCGCCGCGCTGAAGGATCATCGCGGCCTCGGCCTGCACAGCGGCGTCATTCCCGACGGCGCGGTCGCGCTCATCGAGACCGGCGCGGTCGACAACCTGCACAAGGGGGTGGATGCAGGGGTGACGGTGACGGGCGGCCTGTTCGGCGGCCGGAGGCTGCTCGATTTCGCCGACGCCAACCCGGCCGTCGCCCTGCGCCGCGCGACCTACACCCATGCGCAGGCGACGCTGTCGCGGCTGGCAAATCTCCACACGATCAACTCCGCCATCGAGATCGACCTTTCCGGCCAGGTCAACGCCGAGCTGGCCGGGGAGCGCTATGTCGGGGCCGTGGGCGGCCAGGTCGATTTCGTCCGCGGCGGCCGGGCCGGCGCGGGCGGGCGCTCGATCATCGCGATGCCGTCGGTGACGCCGGACGGGAAGCGCTCGAAGATTGTGGCGGGCCTCGGCGGCCGGCCGGTGACGACGGCGCGCTCCGACGTCGACCTCTTGGTCACCGAATACGGGTCCGCCGACCTGTGGGGGCTCGACCTCAAGGCGCGCGCGGCGGCGCTCATCGCCGTCGCGCATCCCGATTTCCGCGACGAGCTCGGCCGCGCGTCCGGCGTCTCGGAACGATTGTCTGGCTGA
- a CDS encoding acyl-CoA dehydrogenase family protein, translating into MKLELTADQRAMVSSVRDLVQERFKPRVKKWQDGTFPYENIRDLAEIGVLGMAVPEEFGGLGLPVLDCVLVLEEIAKVCYCTSMAVMSAMGAQNRIIANYAPRHVQEKFLPGVVTGETILAICMTEPHAGTDVANYRTNTEVKGDKVVLNGVKTLISRADEAHCFIVFTRVNGVPGREGIGCVLVDPKTPGFEVTARYHTMGGENLAEIQFNNVELPLENLIIHDNGFKRLLTAFNTQRCMNPSVSLGLAEGAFEEAVKYVRERTIYNRPTGSMQGNRWKLAEMLREIEVARSILYRAAASADPFPDPYLAALAKITTNEMAIRVTSDAVQLHGGYGFTDDYPVSHFYRGARYGTLGGGATEALKDLLGKRVYDTFPADGFLSFGLE; encoded by the coding sequence ATGAAACTTGAACTGACCGCCGACCAGCGCGCGATGGTGTCGAGCGTGCGCGACCTCGTGCAGGAACGCTTCAAGCCGCGCGTGAAGAAGTGGCAGGACGGGACGTTCCCGTACGAGAACATCCGCGACCTCGCCGAGATCGGCGTGCTGGGCATGGCCGTGCCGGAGGAATTCGGCGGCCTCGGTCTGCCGGTGCTGGACTGCGTGCTGGTGCTCGAGGAGATCGCCAAGGTCTGCTACTGCACCTCGATGGCGGTGATGAGCGCGATGGGCGCGCAGAACCGGATCATCGCCAACTATGCGCCCCGGCACGTGCAGGAAAAATTCCTGCCGGGCGTCGTCACCGGCGAGACCATCCTCGCCATCTGCATGACCGAGCCCCATGCCGGCACCGACGTCGCCAACTACCGGACCAACACCGAGGTCAAGGGCGACAAGGTCGTGCTGAACGGCGTGAAGACGCTCATCAGCCGCGCCGACGAGGCGCATTGCTTCATCGTCTTCACCCGCGTCAACGGCGTGCCCGGCCGCGAGGGCATCGGCTGCGTCCTGGTCGATCCGAAGACGCCGGGCTTCGAGGTGACGGCGCGCTATCACACGATGGGCGGCGAGAACCTTGCGGAAATCCAGTTCAACAATGTCGAGCTGCCGCTGGAAAACCTCATCATCCACGACAACGGCTTCAAGCGGCTGCTGACGGCGTTCAACACGCAGCGCTGCATGAACCCCTCCGTCTCGCTCGGGCTTGCCGAAGGCGCGTTCGAGGAAGCGGTCAAATATGTGCGCGAGCGCACGATCTACAACCGCCCGACGGGCTCGATGCAGGGCAACCGCTGGAAGCTCGCCGAGATGCTGCGCGAGATCGAGGTGGCCCGGTCGATCCTCTATCGCGCCGCGGCCTCGGCCGATCCGTTCCCCGATCCCTACCTCGCGGCGCTGGCCAAGATCACCACCAACGAGATGGCCATCCGCGTCACCAGCGACGCCGTGCAGCTGCATGGCGGCTACGGCTTCACCGACGATTATCCGGTGTCGCACTTCTATCGCGGCGCGCGCTACGGCACGCTCGGCGGCGGCGCGACGGAGGCTCTGAAGGACCTGCTCGGAAAGCGGGTCTATGACACGTTCCCGGCGGATGGCTTCCTCAGCTTCGGGCTGGAATGA
- a CDS encoding CoA ester lyase, translating to MTGEGIRSLLFVPGDREDIILKALASAADAVIIDLEDAVAPDRKAAAREVARQVLDHAERGGKAVFVRLNAFDTGLTATDAAAVLGGRPWGVVLPKAHGPAEVARLSHMLDALEAREAVEAGTTRILTVATETAAATLSLASPTGEGQERLWGMLWGGEDLAAALGAMANRDEEGHYTFPYRFARSQCLYAANATGIAAVDAVYTDFRDPAGLEAEVRAALRDGFVAKAAIHPAQVEIINRVLTPDDGQLDWARRVVELLADRGVARLDGRMVDIAHKRIALRLLSRAAALEAAGSRRPA from the coding sequence ATGACGGGAGAGGGCATCCGCTCGCTGCTGTTCGTGCCGGGCGACCGGGAGGACATCATCCTCAAGGCGCTGGCCTCGGCGGCCGACGCGGTCATCATCGACCTGGAGGACGCGGTCGCGCCGGACCGGAAGGCCGCCGCCCGTGAGGTCGCGCGGCAGGTTCTCGATCACGCGGAGCGCGGCGGCAAGGCGGTGTTCGTGCGCCTCAACGCGTTCGACACCGGCCTGACGGCGACCGACGCGGCGGCCGTCCTCGGCGGGCGCCCGTGGGGCGTCGTGCTGCCCAAGGCGCATGGCCCGGCGGAAGTGGCGCGGCTTTCCCACATGCTCGACGCGCTCGAGGCGCGGGAGGCGGTCGAGGCCGGCACGACGCGCATCCTGACGGTCGCCACCGAGACCGCGGCCGCGACGCTGTCGCTGGCATCGCCGACCGGCGAGGGCCAGGAACGGCTGTGGGGCATGCTGTGGGGCGGCGAGGACCTTGCCGCCGCGCTCGGCGCCATGGCCAACCGCGACGAGGAAGGCCACTACACCTTTCCCTATCGCTTCGCTCGCTCGCAATGCCTTTATGCCGCCAACGCGACGGGCATCGCGGCGGTCGATGCCGTCTACACCGATTTCCGCGATCCGGCCGGGCTGGAAGCGGAAGTCCGGGCGGCGCTGCGCGACGGGTTCGTCGCCAAGGCGGCCATCCATCCGGCGCAGGTCGAGATCATCAATCGCGTCCTGACGCCGGACGACGGCCAGCTCGACTGGGCGCGCCGAGTGGTGGAGCTCCTCGCGGATCGCGGCGTCGCGCGGCTCGACGGCCGCATGGTCGACATCGCGCACAAGCGGATCGCCCTGCGGCTTCTCTCCCGCGCGGCGGCGCTCGAAGCGGCCGGATCGCGCAGGCCCGCATAG
- a CDS encoding enoyl-CoA hydratase/isomerase family protein, translated as MSDQLIIEWPEAGICVLRMNRPESYNALSRSLLAQMIEAVGSAPAHGARVLVLAANGPGFCSGADLKERRGLCEDEKYAHNRQINALANAIAQSPLCTIAAIGGLALGGGLEIALACDLRFAAAGVSIGLTETRLGIIPGAGGTQRLPRVIGASRALELMFAGEPIPAAKAGEWGLVNDVVAPERLMERVLDYARLVARRSPRTGAILKEVVRRGLESDLAGGLDIEREAIVDLLKSEDYAEGLAAFAEKRTPAFK; from the coding sequence ATGTCGGATCAGCTCATCATCGAATGGCCGGAAGCCGGTATCTGCGTGCTGCGGATGAACCGGCCCGAGAGCTACAACGCCCTCAGCCGGTCCTTGCTGGCGCAGATGATCGAAGCGGTCGGCTCGGCGCCCGCTCACGGCGCGCGCGTGCTGGTGCTTGCCGCCAACGGCCCCGGCTTCTGCTCCGGCGCGGACCTGAAGGAACGGCGCGGGCTGTGCGAGGACGAGAAATACGCGCATAACCGGCAGATCAACGCCCTTGCCAACGCGATCGCGCAATCGCCGCTCTGCACCATCGCCGCCATCGGCGGGCTGGCGCTCGGCGGCGGGCTGGAGATCGCGCTCGCCTGCGACCTGCGGTTCGCTGCGGCGGGCGTCTCCATAGGCCTAACCGAAACGCGGCTCGGCATCATTCCCGGCGCCGGCGGCACGCAGCGGCTTCCCCGCGTCATCGGCGCCTCGCGCGCGCTCGAGCTGATGTTCGCGGGCGAGCCGATCCCGGCCGCGAAAGCCGGCGAATGGGGCCTCGTCAACGACGTGGTGGCGCCGGAGCGGCTGATGGAGCGCGTCCTCGACTATGCGCGCCTTGTCGCGCGGCGCTCGCCGCGCACCGGCGCCATCCTGAAAGAGGTGGTCCGTCGCGGCCTCGAATCCGATCTTGCCGGCGGCCTCGACATCGAGCGGGAAGCGATCGTCGACCTGCTGAAATCCGAGGATTATGCAGAAGGTCTCGCCGCCTTCGCCGAGAAGCGCACGCCCGCATTCAAATAG